A region of Sphingomonas sp. DNA encodes the following proteins:
- a CDS encoding TonB-dependent siderophore receptor: MTNLIDTSPRRGRAAPSFLAASCIGFLVVPGVAVAQQTGDDQGATRLGRVTVTDTAIDDSYNRAETSSDKQTAELVNTPQTVSVIPQEIIRERGATNLTEVLRNTPGISFNAGENGFATSTSNFQLRGFDTSGNIFIDGTRDSGAYSRDVFNIEQVEVFKGASSDNGRGGAGGYVNLVTKVPTLESFIGGNLAFGFDQYGTRARLRGTVDVNQVVSDGIAIRLNAVGERSGVAGRDVAERNLWGIAPSIAVGLNGPLRAYLSYEHTSGDDIPDWGVPGASIPGLITYNPLTDGVDRDNFYGLASDFDDVDTDAVLFRVEYDAAPGITLSNQTRWAQVDRFARYTVPTAFVPATLTVNSQTQFYERDNETLTNLTNLRASFNTGAVAHTLSAGLEFTRERSNASRYGTANQTGNDLFNPDPNRVPAPALAPTQFNEVDIDTIAFYLFDTIELSEQFQITGGIRGENYDVEIVSTDIAGVGTGAVDGYDDSRFSWSGRLGLVYKPAPDGSIYVSWGTSAQSPGSFLSNPDISRTGDNAFPGFVPGARAVRSDNYEIGVRWNFMDGALSTSIAGFRTEKRRVPVVGRQPGDTADSLQGYHRQIVQGVELGITGQLTPEWQIFAGALIMDSERQISAELNEARRLANPGDYGTFTTVDGDRLAFTPNFTANLWTTYRFPFGLTVGGGLQHVGSSYLGRPDDAIRFIPNGQFGKLPSYTLVNALISYELTPNIDLRLNVDNLFNEQYAISTNWPGTRASLGAPRTFLVSAGFRF; encoded by the coding sequence ATGACCAACCTGATCGATACTTCGCCGCGTCGCGGCCGCGCCGCGCCGTCCTTCCTGGCCGCCTCCTGCATCGGCTTCCTGGTCGTGCCGGGCGTCGCGGTCGCCCAGCAGACCGGCGACGACCAGGGCGCGACCCGCCTCGGCCGCGTCACCGTGACCGACACGGCGATCGACGACAGCTACAACCGCGCCGAGACCTCGTCGGACAAGCAGACCGCCGAGCTCGTCAACACGCCGCAGACGGTCAGCGTCATCCCGCAGGAGATCATCCGCGAGCGCGGCGCCACCAACCTCACCGAGGTGCTGCGCAACACGCCCGGCATCAGCTTCAACGCCGGCGAGAACGGCTTCGCCACCTCGACCAGCAATTTCCAGCTGCGCGGCTTCGACACCAGCGGCAACATCTTCATCGACGGCACCCGCGATTCGGGCGCCTATTCGCGCGATGTCTTCAACATCGAGCAGGTCGAAGTGTTCAAGGGCGCCTCGTCCGACAACGGGCGCGGCGGCGCAGGCGGCTATGTCAACCTCGTCACCAAGGTTCCGACGCTGGAAAGCTTCATCGGCGGCAACCTCGCCTTCGGTTTCGACCAATACGGCACCCGCGCCCGGCTGCGCGGCACCGTCGATGTCAACCAGGTCGTCTCCGACGGCATCGCGATCCGCCTCAACGCGGTCGGCGAGCGCAGCGGCGTCGCGGGCCGCGACGTGGCCGAGCGCAATCTGTGGGGCATTGCGCCGTCCATCGCGGTCGGCCTCAATGGTCCGCTGCGCGCCTATCTGAGCTACGAGCACACCTCCGGCGACGACATTCCCGACTGGGGCGTACCGGGCGCGTCCATTCCGGGCCTCATCACCTACAACCCGCTCACCGACGGCGTCGATCGCGACAATTTCTACGGCCTCGCCAGCGATTTCGACGATGTCGACACCGATGCCGTGCTCTTCCGCGTGGAATATGATGCAGCGCCGGGCATCACGCTCAGCAACCAGACCCGCTGGGCGCAGGTCGATCGCTTCGCGCGCTACACCGTGCCGACCGCGTTCGTGCCGGCGACGCTGACGGTGAACAGCCAGACCCAATTTTACGAGCGCGACAACGAGACGCTCACCAATCTCACCAACCTGCGGGCGTCGTTCAACACCGGCGCGGTGGCGCACACCTTGTCGGCGGGCCTGGAGTTCACCCGGGAGCGTTCGAACGCCAGCCGCTACGGCACCGCGAACCAGACCGGCAACGATCTCTTCAACCCCGATCCGAACCGCGTGCCCGCCCCGGCGCTGGCGCCGACGCAGTTCAACGAGGTCGATATCGACACGATCGCCTTCTACCTGTTCGACACGATCGAGCTTTCGGAGCAGTTCCAGATCACCGGCGGCATCCGCGGCGAGAATTACGATGTCGAGATCGTCAGCACCGACATCGCCGGCGTCGGCACCGGCGCCGTGGATGGCTATGACGATTCGCGCTTCTCCTGGTCGGGCCGCCTCGGCCTCGTCTACAAGCCCGCGCCGGACGGCTCGATCTACGTCTCCTGGGGCACCTCGGCCCAGTCGCCCGGCTCGTTCCTGTCCAACCCGGACATTTCGCGCACCGGCGACAACGCTTTCCCCGGCTTCGTCCCCGGCGCCCGCGCCGTCCGTTCGGACAATTACGAGATCGGCGTGCGCTGGAACTTCATGGACGGCGCGCTGTCGACCAGCATCGCCGGCTTCCGCACCGAAAAGCGCCGCGTGCCCGTGGTCGGCCGCCAGCCCGGGGACACGGCGGACAGCCTGCAGGGCTATCACCGGCAGATCGTCCAGGGCGTCGAGCTCGGCATCACCGGCCAGCTCACGCCGGAATGGCAGATCTTCGCCGGCGCCCTCATCATGGACAGCGAACGCCAGATCAGCGCCGAGCTGAACGAAGCCCGCCGCCTCGCCAACCCGGGCGACTATGGCACGTTCACCACGGTGGATGGCGATCGGCTGGCCTTCACGCCGAACTTCACGGCGAACCTGTGGACGACCTACCGCTTCCCGTTCGGCCTCACCGTCGGCGGCGGGTTGCAGCATGTCGGTTCGTCCTATCTCGGCCGGCCGGACGACGCGATCCGCTTCATCCCCAACGGCCAGTTCGGCAAGCTGCCGAGCTACACGCTCGTCAACGCACTCATCTCCTACGAGCTGACGCCGAACATCGACCTTCGCCTGAACGTCGATAACCTGTTCAACGAGCAATATGCGATCAGCACCAACTGGCCCGGCACCCGCGCTTCGCTCGGCGCGCCGCGGACCTTCCTGGTCAGCGCCGGCTTCCGCTTCTGA
- a CDS encoding Fe2+-dependent dioxygenase, whose translation MIRIADILTPEEARACRDKLAVAAWLDGRATAGHLAVQAKANEQLADDDPMANELADLVLARLGQSPRFIAAALPLKILRPRFNRYRGGGAYGEHIDNAIFAVPGTRAHIRSDLSATLFLSDPDEYEGGELVSGGQRVKLPVGHLVLYPASTLHHVTPVTKGARIAAFFWVQSMVRDGHRRAMLFDLDESIQALRIDHPDHPSIVRLTGLYHNLLRDWAEV comes from the coding sequence ATGATCCGGATCGCCGACATCCTGACGCCCGAAGAGGCCCGCGCCTGCCGCGACAAGCTGGCGGTCGCGGCATGGCTGGACGGTCGCGCCACCGCCGGCCATCTCGCCGTCCAGGCCAAGGCGAACGAGCAGCTCGCCGACGACGATCCGATGGCGAACGAGCTGGCCGATCTGGTCCTCGCCCGGCTCGGCCAGAGCCCCCGCTTCATCGCCGCCGCCTTGCCGCTCAAAATCCTGCGCCCGCGCTTCAACCGCTACCGGGGCGGCGGCGCCTATGGCGAGCATATCGACAATGCGATCTTCGCCGTGCCCGGCACGCGCGCCCATATCCGCTCCGACCTCTCCGCCACCCTCTTCCTCAGCGATCCCGACGAGTATGAGGGCGGCGAGCTGGTCAGCGGCGGCCAGCGCGTCAAGCTTCCGGTCGGCCATCTCGTTCTCTACCCGGCGAGCACGCTCCACCATGTCACGCCGGTGACGAAAGGCGCGCGGATCGCCGCCTTCTTCTGGGTCCAGTCGATGGTCCGCGACGGTCATCGCCGCGCGATGCTGTTCGATCTCGACGAATCGATCCAGGCGCTCAGGATCGATCATCCGGACCACCCTTCGATCGTCCGCCTGACCGGCCTCTACCACAATCTGCTGCGCGACTGGGCCGAGGTCTGA
- a CDS encoding alpha-hydroxy-acid oxidizing protein: MAPRDTLTRIPPEIATPADYAPYARERMDDAAWTWLTGGAGDGRTARRNAEAYDDLLLTTRLLRDMSAAHTRLELFGRALDHPILLAPIASHRLFHPDGEMATAAAAAAMGAPMVVSTQANHRIEDIAAQPGANLWFQLYLQPDREFTVALVGRAEAAGYQALVLTADAPVGALRAGLALPGGVVPVNLEGMRPLPPHHGAPGQPPLFGSDLVAAAPTWADIAWLRGLTPLPILLKGVMTPEDAARAIDEGLDGVIVSNHGGRILDGQPAAIEALPGIAEAVARRVPVLLDGGIRCGGDIFRALALGADAVLVGRLYMLALAAAGAPGVAHVIHLLRAELEATMIATGCATLAEIESFLVRR; this comes from the coding sequence ATGGCCCCGCGCGACACGCTCACTCGGATTCCGCCGGAGATCGCGACGCCGGCCGATTACGCGCCTTATGCGCGCGAGCGGATGGACGATGCGGCCTGGACCTGGCTCACCGGCGGCGCGGGCGACGGCCGCACCGCCCGGCGCAATGCCGAGGCCTATGACGACCTGCTGCTGACCACCCGCCTGCTGCGCGACATGTCCGCCGCGCATACCCGGCTGGAGCTGTTCGGGCGGGCGCTCGACCATCCGATCCTCCTCGCCCCCATCGCCAGTCACAGGCTGTTCCATCCCGACGGTGAGATGGCGACCGCCGCCGCCGCCGCCGCGATGGGCGCGCCGATGGTGGTGAGCACGCAGGCCAATCACCGGATCGAGGACATCGCCGCCCAGCCGGGCGCGAACCTCTGGTTCCAGCTCTACCTCCAGCCCGACCGCGAGTTCACCGTCGCCCTCGTCGGCCGCGCCGAGGCCGCCGGCTACCAGGCGCTGGTCCTCACCGCCGACGCCCCGGTCGGCGCCCTGCGCGCCGGCCTCGCCTTGCCCGGCGGCGTGGTGCCGGTGAACCTTGAAGGCATGCGCCCGCTCCCGCCCCATCATGGCGCACCGGGCCAGCCGCCTCTTTTCGGCAGCGATCTCGTCGCCGCCGCGCCGACCTGGGCCGATATCGCCTGGCTGCGCGGCCTCACGCCCCTTCCCATCCTGCTGAAAGGCGTGATGACGCCCGAAGACGCCGCCCGCGCGATCGACGAAGGGCTGGACGGCGTCATCGTCTCCAATCATGGCGGCCGCATCCTCGACGGGCAGCCGGCGGCGATCGAGGCCCTGCCCGGCATCGCCGAAGCTGTGGCCCGGCGCGTCCCCGTCCTTCTCGACGGCGGCATCCGCTGCGGTGGCGACATCTTCCGGGCGCTGGCGCTCGGCGCCGATGCGGTGCTGGTCGGCCGCCTCTACATGCTCGCGCTCGCCGCCGCCGGGGCGCCGGGCGTCGCCCATGTCATCCACCTGCTGCGCGCCGAGCTGGAGGCGACGATGATCGCCACCGGCTGCGCGACCCTCGCGGAGATTGAATCGTTTCTCGTCCGGCGGTAG
- a CDS encoding GFA family protein yields the protein MSFTGSCHCGAIAFTVDEDAPEKAMDCNCSICRRRGALHHFTSAAKVTLDTPRDALTAYRWNTGKIAFQFCSTCGCAPFGEGESPDGPVMAINLRCTEVDLDTLDIQPFDGAHLVPGPQ from the coding sequence ATGTCGTTCACGGGAAGCTGCCATTGCGGCGCGATCGCCTTCACGGTCGATGAGGATGCGCCCGAAAAGGCGATGGACTGCAATTGCTCGATCTGCCGCCGGCGCGGCGCGCTCCACCATTTCACCAGCGCCGCGAAGGTGACGCTCGACACCCCGCGCGATGCCCTCACCGCCTATCGCTGGAACACCGGCAAGATCGCCTTCCAGTTCTGCAGCACATGCGGTTGCGCCCCGTTCGGCGAAGGCGAGAGCCCGGACGGCCCGGTGATGGCGATCAACCTGCGCTGCACCGAGGTCGATCTCGACACGCTCGACATCCAGCCGTTCGACGGTGCGCATCTGGTCCCGGGCCCGCAATAA
- a CDS encoding SRPBCC family protein, giving the protein MDFDIAHEIGAVRRGVTMGERDGKPTHVVTASRSFATGIDDTWDAVTSAERLPRWFSPVTGDLRLGGRYRVEGNASGTVERCEPPRRLALTWEFAGNVSWVEVDLLEEPGGTTRLELRHIAILDDEYLKFWDQFGPGAGGVGWDLSFLGLAWHLEKGWDKPPETDTEWVKTDAYKSFVAGSSAGWHDASIALGTDAEAAAKARDATTSFYTGG; this is encoded by the coding sequence ATGGACTTCGATATCGCGCATGAGATCGGCGCCGTCCGGCGCGGCGTCACGATGGGCGAGCGCGACGGCAAGCCGACGCACGTCGTCACCGCCAGCCGCAGCTTCGCGACCGGCATCGACGACACCTGGGACGCGGTGACCAGCGCCGAGCGGCTGCCGCGCTGGTTCTCGCCCGTCACCGGCGATTTGCGCCTCGGCGGACGCTATCGGGTCGAGGGCAATGCCTCGGGCACGGTCGAGCGCTGCGAGCCGCCGCGCCGGCTGGCGCTCACCTGGGAATTCGCCGGCAATGTGAGCTGGGTCGAGGTCGATCTCCTGGAGGAGCCGGGCGGCACGACCCGGCTCGAGCTGCGCCACATCGCCATCCTCGACGACGAATATCTGAAATTCTGGGACCAGTTCGGCCCCGGCGCGGGCGGTGTCGGCTGGGATCTCTCCTTCCTCGGCCTCGCCTGGCATCTGGAGAAAGGCTGGGACAAGCCGCCCGAGACCGACACCGAATGGGTGAAGACCGACGCATACAAGTCCTTCGTCGCCGGCAGCAGCGCCGGCTGGCACGACGCCTCGATCGCGCTCGGCACCGACGCGGAGGCTGCCGCCAAGGCCCGCGACGCCACCACCAGCTTCTACACGGGCGGCTGA
- a CDS encoding winged helix-turn-helix transcriptional regulator, with the protein MHPFDVLGDPVRRRILELLAEGERASGEIVGIVGREFAISQPAISQHLKVLRESGFATVRADAQRRLYALDPGPLRQVDAWLDHFRLFWDTKLDALATEIARGKRTRRLAAGKAGPEETETRKAG; encoded by the coding sequence ATGCACCCCTTCGACGTCCTCGGCGATCCCGTCCGCCGCCGCATCCTGGAGCTGCTGGCCGAGGGGGAGCGCGCGTCGGGCGAGATCGTCGGGATCGTCGGGCGCGAATTCGCCATCAGCCAGCCGGCGATCTCCCAGCATCTGAAGGTGCTGCGCGAGAGCGGCTTCGCCACCGTCCGCGCCGATGCGCAGCGCCGCCTCTACGCGCTCGACCCCGGCCCGCTCCGGCAGGTCGATGCCTGGCTCGATCATTTCCGCCTGTTTTGGGACACGAAGCTCGACGCGCTCGCCACCGAAATCGCCCGCGGCAAGCGCACGCGCAGGCTCGCGGCGGGGAAAGCGGGCCCGGAGGAAACGGAAACGCGCAAGGCGGGTTAG
- a CDS encoding transcriptional regulator — MTSGRFRFGDFELDAADRLLRRDGVPVEVSARYLDALALMVGEAGRLVTKDRFMDEVWRGVPVTDEALTQGIRALRRALGDDAARPRFIETVPKHGYRFIAPVEAAEGEGVAPAQRVALASAVPWRHVLLIGAAGAIGGALAGIVGGLFYGFIGAGPGMGAASVLVVLLCVNVMLGLIGGAGVGFGIGAAHAFSGRFGPWCVAGGAGGGIVVGAVAKLLGLDAFELLLGRSPGDMTGAAEGALLGGAVGLGVWLGARFSPRRGAATSALAGGAAGIAIPLLGGRLMGGSLDLLAGVFQDSRLRIDQIGALFGEAGFGPMSQAATGALEGLVFGGVVGGALLLARRSLDRP, encoded by the coding sequence ATGACGTCGGGCCGCTTTCGCTTCGGTGATTTCGAGCTGGATGCCGCCGATCGGCTGCTGCGGCGGGACGGCGTGCCGGTGGAAGTGAGCGCGCGCTATCTGGATGCGCTGGCGCTGATGGTCGGCGAAGCGGGGCGGCTGGTCACCAAGGACCGGTTCATGGACGAAGTGTGGCGCGGCGTGCCGGTGACCGACGAGGCGCTGACCCAGGGCATTCGTGCGCTGCGCCGCGCGCTCGGCGACGATGCCGCGCGGCCGCGCTTCATCGAGACGGTGCCCAAGCACGGCTATCGCTTCATCGCGCCGGTCGAGGCGGCGGAGGGGGAGGGCGTGGCGCCCGCGCAGAGGGTGGCGTTAGCGTCGGCGGTGCCTTGGCGGCATGTCCTGCTGATCGGCGCGGCGGGCGCGATCGGCGGGGCGCTGGCGGGGATCGTCGGCGGATTGTTCTACGGATTCATCGGCGCGGGGCCGGGCATGGGCGCGGCATCGGTGCTGGTCGTCCTGCTGTGCGTGAACGTGATGCTCGGGCTGATTGGCGGGGCCGGTGTCGGGTTCGGGATCGGCGCGGCGCATGCGTTTTCGGGGCGGTTCGGGCCCTGGTGCGTGGCGGGCGGCGCGGGCGGCGGGATCGTCGTCGGCGCGGTGGCGAAACTGCTCGGGCTCGACGCGTTCGAGCTGCTGCTGGGGCGATCGCCGGGCGACATGACGGGCGCGGCGGAAGGGGCCTTGCTCGGCGGCGCGGTGGGGCTCGGCGTGTGGCTGGGCGCGCGATTTTCGCCGCGACGGGGTGCGGCGACCTCGGCGCTGGCGGGCGGCGCGGCGGGGATCGCGATCCCGCTGCTCGGCGGACGGCTGATGGGCGGGAGCCTCGATCTGCTTGCCGGGGTCTTCCAGGACTCGCGCCTCAGGATCGACCAGATCGGCGCTTTGTTCGGCGAGGCGGGCTTCGGCCCGATGAGCCAAGCCGCGACCGGCGCGCTGGAAGGGCTGGTGTTCGGCGGCGTGGTCGGCGGCGCGCTGCTGCTGGCGCGGCGGAGTTTGGACAGGCCCTAA